From Deinococcus yavapaiensis KR-236, one genomic window encodes:
- a CDS encoding zinc-binding dehydrogenase, with protein MRANGLQLERLNPLLDDGTIRPHVDRGFPFEQTPQAIAYAEEDKANGKEVIRMRPD; from the coding sequence ATGCGGGCAAACGGCCTGCAACTCGAACGCCTGAATCCACTTCTGGATGACGGAACGATTCGCCCGCACGTTGACCGCGGCTTTCCGTTCGAACAGACGCCACAGGCCATCGCGTACGCCGAGGAAGACAAAGCGAACGGCAAAGAGGTCATTCGGATGCGTCCCGACTGA
- a CDS encoding zinc-binding dehydrogenase has protein sequence MSRGLPAPGTADRGGKAETWTVGADSRRSRRGGSAAIELAIHLGLQVTTTVSTGNIEFVRKLSASTVIDRKTRRFEGEAHDIDAVLDSLGMENLPRSFQTMKRGGTVVSIADGPDVAPARHRRVDFPLLPVLAAMGAKPPTAARRTGAVSVLVDAGKRPATRTPESTSG, from the coding sequence ATGTCGAGGGGCCTCCCTGCCCCTGGCACTGCTGACCGAGGCGGGAAAGCTGAAACGTGGACAGTCGGTGCTGATTCACGGCGGAGCCGGCGCGGTGGCAGCGCGGCCATCGAGTTGGCAATACACCTGGGCTTGCAAGTGACCACCACGGTCAGCACGGGAAACATCGAGTTCGTCCGGAAGCTGAGCGCGAGCACGGTGATCGACCGTAAAACGCGGCGCTTCGAGGGCGAAGCGCACGACATCGACGCCGTGCTGGATTCCTTGGGCATGGAGAATCTGCCCCGCAGCTTCCAGACTATGAAGCGCGGCGGCACGGTGGTGTCCATCGCGGACGGGCCGGACGTGGCACCGGCTCGACACCGGCGAGTCGATTTCCCGCTGCTGCCCGTCTTGGCGGCGATGGGAGCGAAACCGCCCACGGCGGCCAGACGAACGGGCGCGGTATCGGTACTGGTTGATGCGGGCAAACGGCCTGCAACTCGAACGCCTGAATCCACTTCTGGATGA